DNA sequence from the bacterium genome:
ACCTGCTCGAGACGGATGTCGGCGCCCATGAAATGCTTCATCTCGCGCGGCGAGATCTCGCCCAGGCCCTTGAAGCGGGTGGTCTCGGGCTTGGACAGCTCCTCGAGCGCCCG
Encoded proteins:
- a CDS encoding type IIA DNA topoisomerase subunit B, producing the protein RALEELSKPETTRFKGLGEISPREMKHFMGADIRLEQVRMRAMGEVSKALGFYMGKNTPQRKSFIVDNLIAEVV